CCATGACCATGGACTTCATCAAAACATCAACTTCACCGCTTTAACCGCTTCACAAGGATTCGTCAACACTACCTCCTTTAACACATATGACGCAAAACCATCGTTATATCCACGTGTTGCCTGCTAACACTATCACTCAGAGGAGGTGAATAGATTATTATAATCAAACTTGGTAAAATAATGTAGAAATAAAAGCTCCAAGTTTGATAGAGGCGTATTTGGAGAACAAAATAGTATAGTGCTTCTATCGGACCATAAATAGATGCAAGGAAGAGTATAGAAGAcaatgcacaacagtttatagcGGTTCGGCTTTTGGTAAAGCCTACATTCACTCTCGCACGCTAACAGCCTAGTGGCTGGATTTTACTAAGTAATCAAATAAGAGATTACAGAAAGATGTGGCGACTTGAATACGAGCATTTCAACATAAGTGAGTGCTGTTTTTACCAAAGCTATCTCACTCTACATATGTTTGAACTATGTATTACACCTCTCTAGAGGTATCAATATGGGTCATTGACTtactttttaactcacttttatttACTTTGGTCACATATGGgttcaatagatttaaaaaatgggtcaaatatggttgaggcttataaagcctattcaaatTTGGGTATTAACTCAACCCATTTTCGGCCCATTTTTTATCCATGGCATGTAGCTTCCCAAACATCACTTGTAAATGAACCTCAATGATATtagtttatatatatttattatttttccataagtaaaagaaaaaaataaaattaaaaaacgtacAAATTATTTTGGAACGCATCTGCCGCacaccgccgccacccaccacaGTTGCCTACCACCTCCACCAGCCGCCATCATCCACCACCACTAGCTGCTGTTGTCGCCACCACTCACCTCCGCCTATTTCTGTCTATCGTTAACATGTGATTAGTTTATAGTTCCGATTTGGTGAGAGTGGACATATCAATCTCGCGTGCTTTTGACGAGCAAATTCCTTCTTGCGGACTCTAAAGCTCCCGAGATGGTGGTGCTCGGCTTAGAGAAGCGCTTCAGCCAATAGTGACGTTGGTACAAGCCAAAcgccacacacacacacacacatacacacacatactAACTACTGCAAGCGAGTGTGTTTTTCGATATTTAACTTTGAGTGGGGCATTCGGTGAATGCATCTGAACATTCGAttgttctgaattttgaatCGTTGATGGTCTAAAATGCAAAATCAATATGGTAATAGAGGTTGCCATGTAGGGGTGATTGATAGTGGGTGGATGGTATGGGACAGATTCCACCAGGTGTCGGAGTTTGATGATgccaagaggagttgccggacgAGATTGGTCGGGCATAACGAGCATCGGAGAAAGAGCTCTCACAATTCTGTTTCCACCAACTCTTCTTAGGAGGAGATTTGTTTCAAGCACAGTCACCCGGCCGATGAGGGCTAGCGGCAATGACGAgtgggcgggcggcggcggttAGGCGTGGCAACAGGTTGGCGATGGCGATGGGAGGGCGGTGGCGGGCTAGCGTTGCGGTGGGGGATGACGACGGGTGGGCGATGAAGGGtaatagtaaaaaattatttttataaaaaataaaaaataattttttttttctaaaaaattaaaagattttaaCTACGGGAAAGTGTTTTTGgcatatcatttttcttaataagttataagaaacaaatatcccattatttggttaaatatataagtatttaagtaaCACGGGTCAGGTCGGGTATGGATTGTATTGGGTATATGTCATTAAATTTGTACTGTATTAAAATGAGTCAAAACATGTTAGATGGATCAATACGGGTCGGGCCATATTTAACCGGACCCAAACTTGAACCGGCCCACCCGCTTGATACCTCTACACCTCTCACAAGATTTCACTCAATAAGCttgaagaaaataatttggaatatgAATAGCTCTCTTGAAATATGAATTATGAACTCTTGATCTCTTTTATTTCTCTTCGAACCTTGTGCTTCTTATATACTCCTTGTCACCCAATCTTCCAGTTGAAACTATACCGATGATCAATCTTCAAACTAGCCACCGATCGATTGATGAACAAAGATCACGTAGCTGTTGAGGTTTGAAAGAACAtagatttgagaggatttgacaTAAGTACATCGacagtgccataacttttgtatagCATTTACTTTATtactataacttttttttcgttcacttgagtgctacatcggagcaaaatcgttcacttgagtgccatttcTGGCAAATCATCTTAcatgaactttttattattttttatttatttttcaatgacatgtggatttttttaaaatattttatggaatttttttttatttattctgatgttttaattttaattttaattatttaatattttttttaaaaaatcttggATTTCCCCTTGGCCGCCGAGGTCACcgatgaccctcgccggccacaacaTGCTTGCCCAAGGACGAGGGCGTGAAGGCCCTAGCCTTATCTAGTGGGGCCTTGAGGGCTCTCGCCCGGATCCGACAAGGGCCTTTGTGCCCTCGCCGGCGGCAGTGACGACCATCGACCGGGGCCATCACGGCATTGCTGGCCGAGGGCGAGCCGGCTCTCGCTCTTGGGTTGATGGCCATGGCAGGCGAGGGCTTTCACAGTGGGCATTGTCGaccaagaagaggaaaacaaaaaaaaaaccaaaaaaaaaaagagaaaattttcaaaataactcaaaatataaaataaattccacatttacattaaaaaattcaaaaaaattgctccGACGATGCCACATCATATTTTCCGACGTTCACGTAGGATTTCCAACGAGGCAAATCAgcgatggcacttaagtaatcgttttttcaaatttgtagcactcaaatgagcaaaataaaagttataacactcaaatgaacgccatCCACAAGTTGTGGTACTCCCGGTATACTTATCCCGAGAGGATTTATTCGCCCATATGATCAAATCTTTGAATCTACAAATCAACCTTCTAATAAAGGAAATTATCTAAGGGGTGATTACTAATCAATCAAGATTCATCGTGTGAAAAGTTACAAGAATATCTTTTAGATTACCAGTCAATCAATGTAACTTAGGAATGAAATACCTAACCATATCATTAACCTTtagtgaaagatatttttatcaaataaacaTTTTAGAATGAATTTATAACAACAATTAGGATTGCTTGAAGATCCAGAATATAACTTGCCACAAGTAACTTGAGTGAGTCTGCATACGTCCACGAAACCTGCTTCTATCAGAATATAAACATCTAGTAGATTATAAATAAGGAGTAATGCTATATTCGTAGAATGTCCTCAAAGTAATTCACAAAGTCTTTCAACATGTTACAacaattttgtttccttcaaaatataatatgatTCGTCAACACCATATAAGTCAAGAGATCAAACACGTATATTGCCAAACTCAATAGCTACAACAACCATTGCCTATGTAGCTCCACCTCTTTACAAGCACCATTTGCCTTGAATACTACGCTAGTATCCACTACCTTGAAAGTCTTTTGTTTCAACTCTGCCTTGATCTAAACACCATCCAAATCCATATAGATTTTATCACTCCTACCCACAAATATCGAAAACTCATCAAATGTAACTTTAACTTACCATGTCATGACCTAAAATTTTCCATACAATTTGAATCTCCAGTGAATAAATAATTTAACTTCACTTCAATTCTCCAGTGAATAACTAATTTATCCTTAGCTATATAAATAATTTAACCTCAACTAATCTACATCAAAACCTTCACTGTGTACTCTTATCCAGCCCCCAAATATACTTTCGGATATGTTAATCTAAAGGTCCCCGAACTCGAAACTCAATATAtctatgaaaaaagaaaatatgtatTGGGGTGAACCTATCCTCACTAAATCAACCCTCTAGGTCTAAGGTAGGAAATCATCTAAAGTACAACATCAAAATAACACCAAACGAGTTATCACATATCATttataaaaatcacaaaaattcagTAAATGTCATTCATCATTaggggaaaaagtacacttttagtgccaaaagttatgtacaaagatcactttggtgccaaaagtttcaattggatcattttagtgccaagtcggagacaaaaggatcacttaagtgactCCGGCGagaatttccggccaaaattgccacgtgtcattaataattattttttaaataaaaatgagattttaaaaaataaataaatccacgtAGGCTGCCATGTGGACTTCTGTactttaaattaaattaaaataaaataaattcaaatttaaaaaatagctaaaaattaaattcatttaaaatacaaactttatttaaaataaaattaaaaataagataaaaataaaaaaaccttaaacttaaaaaaaaaatctggtggAGAACCAAGCCCTCTCCACCTTCAAAcgttcacccttttttttttttttctgagtttttacttttttttaaaaaaattttaacctaaaatttcaaattattttgtaaaaaaaagtttgtatttttttatttttatttttgcaagctaattaactttttattttgtttttaatattttttttaaatttttaccttttttaattgctgGTTGGACCTCGCTAGTGCCACGTCcacttcaaataataataaaataatgccaCATCGGATTTCCTGTGGAGCAAATCGAACTTGGCACTCAAGAAGGACAAGATGTAGCATATATGATTCTAGTATTTGTAATAAAATCCAATACAACATATTAATCATTTCATCTTCTATGAGCACGCGTCATAGCATAAACTTACAAATACATCAAAATCGACATATTCAATCTCATCACGTACCCACTTTAGTAACAAGGATATCAACTTGCTCTAAATCATAAGTGTTCCCCTACATTTTGCAGACATATTATTACAAATCATTCAAAACATAAGTCGCTTGTCATATATAAATAACTACAATCACGTGTGCAATAAACTCAAATACATACAGATGAATGTACAAATCTCATTTTGCGTAAATGCCAAATAGTAGCTCACCGATATATAAAGATGAGTATCTATTCCTTGCTTGTCACTGGCCGAGACTCATATCAAATACTGAGGCATCGTCACCACCAACACATAGGAGACTGAATCATAAATACCTCTTGCCACGCCTCTTTGGCCGAGCAATACTTTTGCCCTCTGCATTAGCAAAAAATGAATACACCACTTTATATCCGCATGATACAAGTATTTCACAATATTACTTTACTGGCTACACAGGCCATATTGTTTCGTGTATGAATCATACCAGTACCACTACATGTCATCTCAATCTTGTAGAGACCCGTCTCTAAACGGTAGAACATATTGTCTTTGCCCATAGTATTTTATAATACTCATGTGTGGAAGTTTGCTCTCTGGCGAGTATGCTGTGGCAAATTAAAGTCTATATTACGTGCCACCATTGACGTGGAAATCATCATAGCGTCATTAATTGACATGTCTATTTCAATAACCATGTTTGCAACGAACATCATACTGACTTCTTGGCCTTTGTCGTTTCAACGATGGAAAACGAATGTCCATTTTAACCAATCGTCATGCGGTACATAACATCATCACATGCAAATGTACATAACAAATTGAATGTATTTTTCAATAATCACAATTTACGAGTAATAACACACTAATATCTTTGTATTTTCAGTATAACCGGGGGCGATCAAACAATTATGTGCATTCAACATATAATAGAGAACTTAAGCAAATTCAAatcattgaaatgaattttccTCAGACAATCAACGTTTCTATATTTGATAATCATATTGAACCACACTTTCCATCGTTTGCCTAAGTCGCAACATTTGAATACATTTGATTTCTTAGCCACATATAATCAAACGACATATTCCTTTGACTTAGAACCTTCAAGTTTCTCTTGCCAACATATCCTAAACACATAGAACatggttcatactctccattTGATGTCTTCGCAATGAAATTCATCATCgtctcaccttgaagctcaTACAAGCCACAAATTCACACatcattgaaatgaattttccTCATACAATCAACATTTCTATATCTGATAATCGTACTTAACCGATGTGGCACTTAaccgatttaaaaaaagaagaagaagttatgacactcaaataagTGTcctacgaaagttatgacacttgtgatattttgaaaaaattgtcaaaaaagtcctaaacctatttcacttttgctaattcaatcttaaacatttttaactttgctaattcagtcataaaccttttgcatttttgcttaccaattcaatcataaaccttttttttttatgtcaattcagtcataaaccttttgcattgatatcaattcagtccatctgatTAACTTTAACCGGTCGGCGCTGAcggggcaatttttaataatattatatatttttaagattttatttttttatcaaaataaattttttattttttttattttcttgctttttttgtgttcatcttcatcctccaaTGCTGTCCTTGGCAACCATGGTGTCGCGTCGCCATCGCTTGCCCAGCAACGGTGACGGCGATGACCGAGCCTCACTAGATCTGAGTGACGCCGAACCTTGCCAAGCCATGGGGTGGCTCAACCTCGCCAGACCTAGGCGCACCGCTGCTCGAGAAGAGGTACCGGAGGTCGCCGCCCATAGAGCAGGAGGACTGCCAGACCGATTGCGATTCATCGTCGTCGGTGGTGGACGATTGCAGAGGGGCCATCGAGGAGGGGTCGTCGTCGATGTCGTGGTTTAAGAGGAGGAGGCCTTTGCCTTTCGATCCGAATCTGCCACCATCGGGTGGGGTCAACCTCAATGGCCAAGATCTGCGGTTGTGAATGTGAGTGGTTGGCGGCCGTCAAGAACATTAAAAGCCTtgtcttgattttatttttaccttttgataTTCTATTGAATTCTCATTGCCAAAATGGGAAAGAGAGATGGAATGAAAAACAAGAGGTGAGGTTATGATTAAgatgaaatgaaaaagagagagtccGTATCCTTGGGCAATTTGTGCTTGAACATCGACCGGTTCCTGTGGCATGAGAAGTGGTGATGAGCAGTTAGATCTTCTCGCTTTCTGCTTGAACTGATGAGTCTTTTGCTGATGCCTGAAGATCTCCAGAGGGGGATGTCGGAGTGGTCTGTCCTGAAATCAGCGACTGTGCCTACTTTTTACGGCGAAAGTACATTGGCTTTGGTGAAATAGACTCGAGGTTCTTGCTGTAGTGTTGGGCATTTGATGAAACGTGGGTTCTTGTTGTCACTAGGGAAAGTCCATCGTGAGCTGGAGAAGGTTTCTGGGGAGGTCGTCTTTGGGCTATTGTCAACTGAACCTCTATTTTGATtgtgaaaaataacaaaaaaatattgaaaataatatattaaaaattgctcCGTCGGCGCCGGTTGGATCCACGTCGGCGCTAgccggccaaagttggtcgggtagactgaattgacataaatataaaaagtttatgattggattagcaaaaaaagaaaaagtttaggaccggaTTGATACAAAGACAAAATgttcaagactgaattggcaaagttaaaaggtttatgactaaattagtaaaagtgcaatagttttaggactcttttgataatttttcccgatATTTTTGTCCCTATATTTGTAGGTTAACgatcctcttttctttttaggctGTAATACCAAAAACTTCAAAGGTACACATGTGTCTCATTTTTTCCAAACTAacttttgtttcataaaaactCCCAAATCAGTATACCCATATCACGTTATCCCTAAATCGATATATTCTTATCACATTTAACTCAAAATTGTggtaaatttgtgattttttgagaCAAGTGCGGTACGGGTATATGAGTTTGAGAtgttttgtgacataaaaattgATTCGCGGAAAACATTAGTTTTTGTGACATAATAATTAATTTGGAAACAATGAACAAACTATCGTGGGAGTATCGATGGTACGtcaacccttttctttttttaatgtcatCGACGTGGATCGATAATCCACCTAAAgaaaattgaatatatatatatatatatatatatatatatatatatataaaaaggtaTTTGGCATAGTAGACACGTGTCTAATTGAAGTGAGAATCATCTTGGTTGGTGGGACCCTAATCCGCCACCGACTACGGCCACGGGCCACGTCTCGATGTGTAGAACTTTCTCTCCCTCACGCCACCGCTATTTCAATCCACCCTTCCAACTTCCCCACCACTGCTTACCACCTCGACTTCCCCGAACAGAGTCCCATCTCCTGCAAGAACAATGCGAGAAAGAAGCTCATACGAGGGATTGccagtagagagagagggagaagcgATCGATATGGAGGGAGAGGTCGTCTTGAGAGAGGAGGAGGCGTCGTCCAACGTGCGGCGGAGGCGGCCGCAGCCCATGGAGGGGCTGGGCGAGGCGGGGCCGCCGCCGTTCCTGACGAAGACGTTCGAGATCGTGGAGGACCCGGCGACGGATCCGATCGTGTCGTGGAGCGGGGCGAGGAACAGCTTCATCGTCTGGGACGCCCACCTGTTCTCCACCGCCCTGCTCCCCAAGTACTTCAAGCACGGCAACTTCTCCAGCTTCATCCGACAGCTCAACACCTACGTACGGAATAATCTCCATCCTCAATTTGTTGTCTTGTGTTGCTTTATCGCTTGTGGGTTCTTTTCTCGGTCTGATTCTGGATGAAGCTAGTGATAATTTTGAGACGAAATGATCTTCGTCCTCAAGTTGAGCGGCGATATATGAAGATCAATTTTGTGCCTCTGAATTTCGGAAATGTCCTGTTTTTGATTCGCGATACGGAGTGTATTCGATGAATGAGGTACCGCGAATGTTTGTAAGGTGATGACACGGCGAAATGCTTAAACGTgatcgatttttctttcaagataTTCATTCGGGGATCGGCGCATCACTTTAGTAAATCCAGACTTGAGAATCCTTGGCATCTTTAGCGTTATTCATCGAAGAAGTTGGCCAAAACGATTGATTATTGCGTCTGCTCGCGACCCCTCTGTCATTGCTCTTGTGAAACATCCACGTTGTTAGTGTTTCTTGCTGCTAATCTCTGGTAATGTGTTGGTGGATAACTGGAGGTGCTGGATACTTGCTGACTGATATTTGGTTCTCTACTAGATCAACATCCAGAAAAGAAGATGGTCTTGAGGTTTGACACGAATTTTTCGTACGTTTGCTGAATTTGAATCCATTGCTTGCTCTTCCCGTCGTAGTTTACATTAAATATATTCAGGTATTGCTTACCGTTGTCCTTGGTTTGCCGCAAATGGATGCAGGGTTTCAGGAAGGTCGATCCAGATCGGTGGGAGTTTGCCCACGAAGGGTTCTTGGGAGGGCAGAGACACCTCCTGAAGACCATCAAGAGGAGGCGGCACGTACTGCAGAGCACGCACCAGCGAGCAGGAGGGGCATGCGTCGAACTGGGTCATTACGGGCTCAACAGTGAGCTCGAGAGGTTGAGGAGGGACAGGGGCTTGCTGGTGGCCGAGGTTGCGAGGTTGAGGCAGCAGCAGGAGCAGTCGAGGGACCAGATCTTCGCGATGGAGCAACGGATGCAGTATACCGAGAGGAAGCAACAACAAATGATGGCTTTCCTCGCTAAAGCGTGCAATAGCCCGTTCTTCATTCGGCAACTCGTGCAAAGAAATGCTCGTGGAAGGGAATTGAGAGGAGTCAAAATCGGGCACAAGCGCCGGTTGACCGCTACCCCAAGCCTGGAGAATCTGCAAGATGAGGTCACAGCAGCTGCTGTAGGCCATGGAGGAGAAGGAGATGGCGCGAACCGCGAGCAAGAGGAAATGGTCAACTTGGAGTCGGAAATGCGGACAATGTTTTCGGCTGCCTTGGACGATGAATCGAGCAGCGATGTGAAGGAACCGAGCACGGCTCCAATACCTGCTACGAGATGCGGCAGCACAGATGCGGTCAATCAGACGATCCTGGAAGAATTGCTGAGTGAAGATCTGATGACCGGGAATCCAGAAGAAGAAATATTGGTCGGTGACCAGCCTGAGATCGACATGGAGGCTGATGATCTCGCGCCCGGGGGCAGGAATGCAGGCGAGGGGTTGCAAGACATTGTAAATCAATCGGGTTATCTCGGGTCGAAGCCGTGACTCCGTCCAGGCTCATTGCGGCGGAGGATAAATTCATGGAAGAGTGGTGAGAGGCCGCCAAAACGGATTTAAGGACACAACAGGGTCTCCTTAGTACTTCATGTCTAGTCACTTTAGTAGCAGTTGGCAGAGGGAGTTGTATTTTCTGTACAGAGCACTAAAGTAAGGCAGTATGTAAGTAAAGATTGCAGCTTTAACTACTATAACTGTTAGCTTATTTACTGTTGTTTGGGAGGGGGAAGATAAAAAGAGGACAGGAGGGTCAATTCCCTTGTGTTGTAAGATGCTCGTCAAAGATCCCGTCAAGACACGCCAAATTGATGGCGCTAAAAGTTTGAGAGAGAATTATCAAAAGGGGGAGAAGGGTTTTCAAGAATT
This genomic interval from Rhodamnia argentea isolate NSW1041297 chromosome 4, ASM2092103v1, whole genome shotgun sequence contains the following:
- the LOC115741138 gene encoding heat shock factor protein HSF30-like, which codes for MRERSSYEGLPVEREGEAIDMEGEVVLREEEASSNVRRRRPQPMEGLGEAGPPPFLTKTFEIVEDPATDPIVSWSGARNSFIVWDAHLFSTALLPKYFKHGNFSSFIRQLNTYGFRKVDPDRWEFAHEGFLGGQRHLLKTIKRRRHVLQSTHQRAGGACVELGHYGLNSELERLRRDRGLLVAEVARLRQQQEQSRDQIFAMEQRMQYTERKQQQMMAFLAKACNSPFFIRQLVQRNARGRELRGVKIGHKRRLTATPSLENLQDEVTAAAVGHGGEGDGANREQEEMVNLESEMRTMFSAALDDESSSDVKEPSTAPIPATRCGSTDAVNQTILEELLSEDLMTGNPEEEILVGDQPEIDMEADDLAPGGRNAGEGLQDIVNQSGYLGSKP